A stretch of the uncultured Trichococcus sp. genome encodes the following:
- a CDS encoding PTS glucose transporter subunit IIA, with translation MFDFLKKNKKRDVFDRAVALFSPVNGTVIPIIEVSDPVFSQKMMGDGFAVVPTDGDIYSPVEGKVLSIFPTKHALGIELDNGLELLLHMGLDTVELNGKPFEIFVKEGQALLSDTLIAKVDLEQLEESGKENAMVVVITNMDKVKNYSLAVTGKTTAKTKVGSVTSV, from the coding sequence ATGTTTGACTTTTTAAAAAAAAATAAAAAAAGAGATGTGTTTGATAGAGCGGTAGCTTTATTTTCACCGGTTAACGGGACCGTGATCCCTATCATAGAGGTTTCAGATCCTGTTTTTTCGCAAAAAATGATGGGTGATGGATTTGCTGTTGTTCCAACCGATGGGGATATTTATTCCCCTGTAGAAGGGAAGGTATTAAGTATCTTTCCCACGAAACATGCACTCGGCATCGAATTGGATAACGGATTGGAATTGTTGTTGCACATGGGCTTGGACACGGTGGAATTGAACGGCAAACCTTTTGAGATTTTTGTGAAAGAAGGTCAAGCGTTACTGTCAGATACATTAATTGCCAAAGTTGACTTAGAGCAGTTAGAGGAATCCGGGAAAGAGAATGCGATGGTTGTCGTTATAACAAACATGGATAAAGTGAAAAATTACAGTTTGGCTGTAACGGGTAAAACGACTGCGAAAACAAAAGTTGGAAGTGTCACATCAGTATGA
- the manA gene encoding mannose-6-phosphate isomerase, class I, translating to MQEPLFMRPKLQEKIWGGTKLHDIYGYEIPSDHTGECWAISAHPDGVGSIGNGDYAGLPLDALYEKHPELFGNPKSVVFPLLTKIIDATEDLSVQVHPDDSYGLKYEGELGKTECWYIIDADEDSEIVYGHNAKTKDEFSGLIADGKWDDLLRRVKVKAGDFFFVPSGTIHAIGAGIMILETQQSSNTTYRVYDYGRKDDAGNERDLHIEQSIAVATIPHQDPVNHFKVRTEADNSVTTFIESEYFNVCKWDIHSKMTFTKDAPYTLVSVIEGTGNITVSEKVYALKKGDHFILPSSVDSWTLSGSMQLIASTPGYKSL from the coding sequence ATGCAAGAACCATTATTCATGCGACCGAAGCTACAGGAAAAAATATGGGGTGGAACCAAATTACACGATATCTACGGATATGAGATTCCCTCTGATCACACGGGGGAATGTTGGGCAATCAGTGCGCATCCGGATGGCGTCGGTAGCATCGGAAACGGCGATTATGCTGGCTTACCATTGGACGCTCTTTACGAAAAGCATCCGGAATTATTCGGTAACCCTAAATCTGTGGTATTCCCTTTGCTGACGAAAATCATCGATGCCACCGAAGACCTCTCTGTTCAAGTGCATCCAGATGACAGCTATGGTCTGAAATATGAAGGTGAATTGGGCAAAACGGAATGTTGGTATATCATCGATGCTGATGAAGATTCCGAAATCGTCTATGGACATAATGCCAAAACAAAAGACGAATTTTCCGGATTGATCGCTGACGGTAAATGGGACGACTTGCTGCGCCGTGTGAAAGTGAAGGCTGGCGATTTCTTCTTTGTGCCGAGCGGAACCATCCATGCAATCGGTGCAGGCATCATGATTTTGGAAACCCAACAAAGCAGCAATACGACTTACCGTGTCTATGACTACGGCCGAAAGGATGATGCAGGGAATGAACGTGACCTGCACATTGAACAGTCCATCGCGGTTGCTACAATCCCTCATCAGGATCCCGTCAATCATTTCAAAGTCAGAACAGAAGCCGACAATAGCGTAACGACCTTCATCGAAAGTGAGTATTTTAATGTCTGCAAATGGGATATCCATTCCAAGATGACCTTCACCAAAGATGCTCCTTATACACTAGTCAGCGTTATCGAAGGGACCGGGAACATCACGGTATCCGAAAAAGTGTATGCTTTGAAAAAAGGCGATCATTTCATTTTGCCTTCATCGGTGGATTCGTGGACACTGTCCGGATCGATGCAATTGATTGCGTCCACCCCAGGATACAAAAGTCTGTAA
- a CDS encoding PTS transporter subunit EIIC → MSNFKKNFQSFGKSLLFPISLLSFMAIFLGLAAALQNQNIIATLPFLENTGLQTVLGLIRKLAALPFGQLPLLFAMSIPLGMVKRDKGVAVYAGTVGYIAMLIGMSYVLSVQGNTADTTSVAYLMETGGLSQVDATLQNALFTNVLGIFVYNTNVIGGIIAGLMAVYLHNKYRETELHASLTFFSGQRFVPIVTALVMVVIGILLTFVWPLVNNVIIMMGKLISESGLFGVFLYGFTEKIINPTGLHHILNQTFRFTALGGVETIDGQTLVGALQIYLYQLDNQLEFSKNATAFLAQGKILHMVFGMPAVVLAMYRTALPEKRDKVLKFFLAGVTASILTGITEPIEFTFIFISPILWVVNAIFAGLAFLVPAMFGAAIGNIQGGIIDWFVFGVLQGAQTKWYLYLLAGPVFFAMYYFVFSFIISKFNVMTLGRRDSDFSEEEETSAFVSVTDQDRATAINIIEGLGGLDNIVDVDNCITRLRVEVKDGNLIKEDLIKKTQPNGIVRPDANTIHVVYGGRITKIRNIVDNYIYELRANKTE, encoded by the coding sequence ATGTCAAATTTTAAGAAAAACTTCCAAAGTTTTGGTAAATCATTGCTTTTCCCGATCAGTCTGTTGTCTTTCATGGCAATTTTTCTGGGGCTGGCAGCAGCCCTTCAGAACCAAAATATCATCGCAACCCTGCCTTTTCTGGAGAATACCGGCTTGCAGACGGTCTTGGGTCTGATCAGAAAGCTTGCTGCACTTCCATTTGGACAGTTACCGTTGCTCTTTGCAATGTCGATTCCATTAGGGATGGTCAAAAGAGATAAGGGTGTGGCTGTCTACGCAGGGACAGTGGGATACATCGCCATGCTGATCGGTATGAGCTACGTGCTCTCGGTCCAAGGAAATACAGCCGACACAACTTCTGTAGCGTATCTGATGGAAACAGGTGGTCTGAGCCAAGTGGATGCCACTCTGCAAAACGCTTTGTTCACAAACGTTCTGGGAATTTTTGTCTACAACACCAATGTGATTGGCGGTATCATCGCCGGACTGATGGCTGTGTATCTGCACAATAAGTACCGTGAGACTGAACTTCATGCATCATTGACCTTCTTCAGTGGCCAGAGATTCGTACCGATTGTCACAGCGCTTGTCATGGTAGTGATAGGAATCCTTTTGACTTTCGTGTGGCCGTTGGTGAACAACGTCATCATCATGATGGGCAAACTCATCAGTGAGAGCGGACTCTTTGGGGTATTCCTCTACGGTTTCACAGAGAAAATCATCAATCCTACAGGGCTTCACCATATCTTAAACCAAACCTTCCGATTCACAGCACTTGGTGGGGTTGAGACTATTGACGGACAAACTTTGGTGGGAGCACTTCAGATATACCTTTATCAGCTGGACAATCAATTGGAATTTTCAAAAAATGCCACAGCGTTCTTGGCACAAGGTAAGATTCTGCACATGGTATTCGGTATGCCTGCTGTGGTTTTGGCCATGTACCGTACGGCGCTTCCTGAGAAGCGGGATAAAGTACTCAAGTTCTTCTTGGCTGGTGTCACTGCGTCGATTCTTACAGGTATCACAGAACCGATCGAGTTCACCTTCATCTTCATCTCACCTATCCTCTGGGTTGTCAATGCCATCTTTGCAGGCCTGGCATTCCTTGTTCCGGCGATGTTTGGAGCAGCCATCGGAAACATCCAGGGCGGGATCATTGACTGGTTCGTCTTTGGGGTACTCCAAGGGGCTCAGACCAAATGGTATTTGTATCTGCTTGCCGGACCTGTCTTCTTCGCCATGTACTATTTCGTTTTCAGTTTCATCATTAGCAAATTCAATGTCATGACACTTGGGAGAAGGGACTCCGACTTCAGCGAGGAGGAAGAAACTTCAGCATTCGTGAGCGTAACAGATCAGGATAGAGCTACTGCGATAAATATCATAGAAGGCCTGGGTGGTCTTGACAATATCGTGGATGTGGACAACTGCATCACGAGACTCAGAGTTGAGGTCAAGGATGGAAACCTCATCAAAGAGGACCTCATCAAGAAGACCCAACCGAATGGTATCGTCAGACCAGATGCCAACACTATTCATGTAGTTTACGGCGGAAGAATCACCAAAATCAGAAACATCGTGGACAACTATATCTATGAGCTGAGAGCAAATAAAACAGAATAA